The following proteins are co-located in the Sulfitobacter guttiformis genome:
- a CDS encoding membrane protein, which yields MPNPIAYLMLLMWPAVCLVLFRTQSVERAVIWSILGGYLLLPPLAEFNLPLVPAMDKVSIPSLSVLAILVFATAYRVRLLPEGRIARVLVVLLICSAIPTVLTNREPILFEVLRGADPILFLVDALPGQSVRDIGSVLIAQALTVVPFLVARQFLSSENGLLELLRALMVGALFYSIPSLIEIRFSPQMNVWVYGFFQHSFEQTMRAGGYRPIVFLPHGLWLALFVCTAAMAAAALARVAPKLKRWKAVLWTVYLMLFLLACKSAASIAYGMVLVPMIYFAPRRWLVLLATVFALIAVTYPMMRNLGVIPTDAIVAKVAEVNPDRAQSLGYRFNNEEQLLERAAEKPAFGWSGWGRSLVRDAEDGEILTIPDGRWIIVFGSFGWLGYIAEFGLLALPLLLLGKHVLRNRDVELSPYIGAVALILGITLIDMLLNATLTPFTWLTAGAVLGYIERLNPRQAAVPRHTLRSTPVMGGGSAPAQRTLL from the coding sequence ATGCCAAATCCTATTGCATATCTGATGCTTCTGATGTGGCCTGCGGTCTGCCTTGTGCTGTTTCGCACCCAATCGGTCGAGCGGGCGGTGATATGGTCAATCCTCGGCGGCTACTTGCTGTTGCCACCATTGGCGGAGTTCAATCTGCCGCTGGTGCCCGCGATGGACAAGGTCTCGATCCCGAGCCTAAGCGTGTTGGCGATCCTTGTTTTTGCGACGGCATACAGGGTCCGCCTGTTGCCAGAGGGGCGGATTGCGCGAGTATTGGTTGTGCTGCTGATATGTAGTGCGATCCCCACAGTATTGACCAACCGCGAGCCTATCCTGTTCGAGGTGTTGCGCGGTGCGGACCCCATCCTTTTTCTGGTGGATGCGCTGCCCGGTCAATCGGTACGTGACATCGGATCGGTTCTGATTGCGCAGGCTCTGACAGTTGTGCCGTTTCTAGTGGCGCGGCAATTTCTTAGCTCAGAAAACGGGTTGCTTGAGTTGCTGCGCGCCCTGATGGTAGGCGCGCTATTCTACTCGATCCCGTCGCTGATCGAAATACGTTTTTCCCCCCAGATGAATGTCTGGGTCTATGGATTTTTCCAGCACAGTTTTGAACAGACCATGCGGGCCGGTGGATACCGTCCGATTGTGTTTTTGCCGCATGGCCTCTGGCTTGCGCTGTTTGTCTGTACGGCTGCGATGGCGGCGGCGGCCCTTGCCCGTGTGGCACCGAAACTGAAGCGGTGGAAAGCTGTCTTATGGACGGTGTATCTGATGCTATTTTTGCTGGCGTGTAAGAGTGCGGCTTCAATCGCATACGGTATGGTACTTGTGCCGATGATCTATTTCGCGCCGCGCCGGTGGCTGGTTCTGTTGGCCACGGTTTTTGCCCTTATCGCGGTGACCTACCCGATGATGCGCAATCTTGGTGTTATCCCAACGGACGCGATTGTGGCCAAGGTGGCGGAGGTCAACCCCGACCGCGCCCAATCATTGGGTTACCGTTTCAATAACGAGGAACAGTTGTTGGAACGGGCGGCGGAAAAACCTGCTTTCGGTTGGAGCGGGTGGGGCAGGAGCCTTGTGCGTGATGCCGAGGATGGCGAGATTTTGACGATCCCCGATGGTCGGTGGATCATCGTTTTTGGCAGCTTTGGCTGGTTAGGGTATATTGCGGAATTCGGGCTGCTGGCGCTGCCGCTTTTGTTGCTGGGCAAACATGTCTTGCGCAATCGCGATGTGGAGTTATCGCCCTACATCGGGGCTGTTGCGCTTATCTTAGGGATCACCTTGATTGATATGTTGCTCAACGCGACGCTTACGCCGTTTACGTGGCTGACGGCAGGGGCGGTGCTGGGGTACATTGAGCGGCTCAATCCGCGCCAAGCCGCTGTGCCGCGTCATACCTTGCGCAGCACGCCCGTGATGGGCGGTGGGTCAGCGCCCGCACAGCGCACATTGCTTTAG
- a CDS encoding WecB/TagA/CpsF family glycosyltransferase, whose translation MKYGSGRSMVEVNIPTRAALFHAVGECFSRGTGFALATLNLDHLTKLPVDTAFANAYRAQDMVVADGRPIIWLAQLAGQTLELMPGSDLVIPLTELAAEMGMPVALMGSSDAALAGAQSALETRVPQVNIVLSHAPAYGFDPTGSEAAEICEILNASGARLCFIALGAPKQELFAAFARNRAPAVGFASIGAGLDFLSGHQVRAPKIMRVLALEWLWRALQSPRRMVPRYAKCFAILPRLALDAWCQR comes from the coding sequence ATGAAATACGGCAGCGGACGTTCCATGGTAGAGGTTAATATTCCCACACGCGCTGCATTGTTTCACGCGGTCGGCGAATGCTTTTCACGGGGCACTGGATTCGCCCTTGCCACATTAAACCTTGATCACTTGACCAAACTGCCGGTCGATACTGCATTTGCCAACGCATATAGAGCGCAAGATATGGTGGTGGCCGATGGCCGCCCGATCATCTGGCTTGCGCAATTGGCGGGCCAGACCCTTGAGCTTATGCCGGGTTCTGATCTGGTTATCCCGCTCACGGAATTAGCAGCAGAAATGGGGATGCCCGTTGCTCTTATGGGAAGCTCTGACGCAGCCCTTGCAGGTGCACAATCTGCGCTGGAAACCCGCGTGCCGCAGGTAAATATCGTGCTGTCCCATGCGCCCGCTTACGGCTTTGATCCCACAGGCTCCGAGGCAGCCGAAATTTGTGAAATTCTAAATGCCAGCGGGGCAAGGCTGTGTTTTATTGCTCTAGGTGCGCCCAAACAGGAGCTGTTCGCCGCCTTTGCGCGCAACCGCGCTCCCGCTGTCGGGTTTGCCTCGATCGGGGCGGGACTGGATTTTCTATCCGGCCATCAGGTGCGCGCACCCAAAATTATGCGCGTACTGGCGCTAGAATGGCTTTGGCGTGCTTTGCAAAGCCCGCGCCGCATGGTGCCGCGCTATGCCAAATGCTTCGCCATTCTGCCACGCCTAGCGCTGGATGCATGGTGCCAACGCTAA
- a CDS encoding glycosyltransferase family 2 protein produces the protein MSVGAIVIGRNEGARLIACLDALTDVTPVIYVDSGSTDGSIAAAQARGAQVVPLDMAQPFTAARARNAGLEALPEDVDLVQFLDGDCIVRGGWIAQAQAFLEATPDVAVVCGRRREMYPQASIYNALIDAEWDTPVGEALACGGDALMRVGALRAVGGYNALLIAGEEPDLCLRLRAEGWRIWRLDVEMTAHDAQIMRFDQWWQRTKRAGHAFAEGAALHGSSPERHWVAETRRALMWGMAVPLLIALLTVLIGPYGLLAALVYPVQVMRLARRGGWAWAVFSVLGKLAEAQGAIGYYWRRLSGGQRSLIEYK, from the coding sequence ATGAGTGTCGGCGCAATTGTTATCGGCCGGAATGAGGGGGCACGACTGATCGCGTGCCTTGATGCGCTGACGGATGTGACCCCCGTGATCTATGTCGACAGCGGCTCCACTGACGGATCGATAGCTGCGGCACAGGCGCGGGGCGCGCAGGTGGTACCGCTGGACATGGCACAGCCTTTTACAGCGGCGCGGGCGCGTAACGCTGGATTGGAGGCACTGCCAGAGGATGTTGATCTGGTACAGTTTCTGGATGGTGATTGTATTGTTCGGGGTGGATGGATCGCGCAGGCACAGGCGTTTTTGGAAGCTACACCCGACGTTGCTGTCGTTTGTGGGCGACGGCGCGAGATGTACCCACAGGCCAGCATTTATAATGCTCTGATTGATGCAGAGTGGGATACCCCCGTAGGTGAGGCACTTGCTTGTGGCGGTGATGCCCTGATGCGGGTGGGCGCGCTGCGTGCTGTTGGTGGATACAATGCGTTGCTGATTGCGGGGGAAGAACCTGATCTGTGCTTGCGGCTGCGCGCCGAAGGTTGGCGGATCTGGCGGTTGGACGTTGAAATGACAGCGCATGACGCGCAAATCATGCGTTTTGATCAGTGGTGGCAGCGGACAAAACGGGCTGGCCACGCCTTTGCCGAAGGAGCGGCACTGCATGGATCATCGCCTGAGCGGCATTGGGTCGCCGAGACGCGGCGCGCGCTGATGTGGGGGATGGCGGTGCCGCTCCTCATTGCACTCCTCACGGTTTTAATTGGCCCTTACGGGTTGCTGGCCGCTCTGGTGTATCCGGTACAGGTGATGCGTCTGGCGCGGCGCGGCGGATGGGCTTGGGCTGTTTTTTCCGTTCTGGGAAAACTGGCAGAGGCGCAGGGCGCGATAGGCTATTATTGGCGCAGGTTGAGTGGCGGGCAAAGAAGCCTGATCGAGTATAAGTAA
- a CDS encoding glycosyltransferase family 2 protein has translation MSKRPFLITRICNRFREVARRRRFAGAVEHLHGQGFSVPPGEVLAIVLVRDGCYYLDAFFDYYRALGIRYFAFVDNGSTDDTVARIKAQEGCVIDRVELPLAQYEDLMRQYPAQKYGTDRWCLYVDMDEQFDFEGREQHGLPALINYLEGRSDTALLAQMLEMFPRAPLAAVKDLTYSQALTAFAQYDISTVSSFDYHSDKIEFSALLAGNTLGSDALQFKFGGVRGKVFGEACCLTKHPLIFNGADVVPAPHPHLSQNVRVSDFDAVIRHYKFAGNVAARDAASAASGDLAHGEDQARLAVLAAQENLTLHSSDAQVWTGIDPLYDAGFLVRSKSYSTFLAESNT, from the coding sequence ATGAGCAAACGCCCCTTCCTTATAACCCGTATTTGCAACCGATTTCGTGAGGTTGCGCGCCGCCGCCGGTTTGCGGGAGCGGTTGAACATTTGCATGGTCAGGGCTTTTCGGTTCCGCCCGGTGAGGTGCTGGCAATCGTTCTGGTGCGGGACGGGTGTTACTATCTGGATGCATTTTTTGACTATTACCGCGCGCTGGGCATCCGGTATTTTGCTTTTGTCGACAATGGCTCAACCGATGACACGGTCGCGCGGATCAAGGCACAGGAGGGATGTGTGATCGACCGCGTCGAGCTTCCATTGGCGCAGTACGAGGATTTGATGCGCCAATACCCGGCGCAAAAATACGGGACAGACCGCTGGTGTCTTTATGTTGATATGGACGAGCAGTTTGATTTCGAAGGACGTGAGCAACACGGCCTTCCTGCATTGATCAACTATCTGGAAGGGCGCAGCGACACTGCGCTGTTGGCGCAAATGCTCGAGATGTTTCCCCGTGCGCCTTTGGCCGCAGTTAAGGATCTCACATATTCACAGGCGCTGACCGCTTTTGCACAATATGACATCAGCACAGTGAGTAGTTTTGACTACCATTCGGACAAGATCGAATTCAGCGCACTTTTGGCGGGCAATACGCTGGGTTCGGATGCGCTCCAATTCAAATTCGGCGGGGTGCGCGGCAAAGTGTTTGGCGAGGCCTGCTGTCTGACGAAGCATCCACTGATTTTTAACGGCGCGGACGTGGTGCCTGCGCCGCATCCGCACCTGTCGCAAAATGTCCGAGTTTCGGATTTTGATGCGGTGATCCGGCATTATAAATTCGCGGGCAATGTTGCCGCGCGGGACGCGGCCAGCGCGGCGAGCGGGGATTTAGCACATGGCGAGGATCAGGCGCGTCTTGCGGTACTCGCCGCGCAGGAAAACCTGACGCTTCACTCGTCCGACGCACAGGTTTGGACAGGGATCGACCCGCTCTATGATGCAGGTTTTTTGGTACGATCAAAGTCATATTCCACCTTTTTGGCGGAGAGCAACACATGA
- a CDS encoding diguanylate cyclase domain-containing protein: protein MANTDVMDVLCPMHLMLDAQGVITHVGPTTQKLRPDMALVGLPFLEAFTVRRPRGVATLTQLWAAQSLKLHLELAGEPPARLKGVLVPDGRGAAIVNLSFGISILDGVRDYALTNADFAATDLAIEMLYLVEAKSAAMESSRQLNLRLQGAKVAAEEQAFTDTLTGLKNRRALELLLERLLAANACFAVMHIDLDYFKAVNDTLGHAAGDHVLQVVAGAMIEETRVTDTVARVGGDEFTVILPNVSDIDVLERVGRRIIERIEVPIPFKGQVSKISASIGTVWIQSSNTATRATVMEDADIALYASKKEGRARQTMYTPELRDTANSGLRPKGRSKRPS from the coding sequence ATGGCAAACACTGACGTGATGGACGTGTTATGTCCAATGCATCTCATGCTGGATGCGCAGGGGGTAATCACACACGTGGGGCCGACGACGCAAAAGTTGCGCCCTGATATGGCACTGGTCGGTTTGCCGTTTCTGGAGGCATTTACTGTACGGCGGCCGCGCGGTGTCGCAACTCTGACGCAGTTATGGGCCGCGCAAAGCCTCAAACTGCACTTGGAGCTGGCAGGTGAACCGCCCGCACGGCTTAAGGGGGTACTCGTGCCAGACGGGCGCGGCGCCGCAATCGTGAACCTGTCTTTCGGAATCTCCATTCTGGATGGTGTGCGGGACTACGCCCTGACCAATGCCGATTTTGCCGCGACCGATCTTGCAATTGAAATGCTCTATCTGGTCGAGGCGAAATCGGCGGCGATGGAATCCTCGCGCCAGCTGAACCTGCGCCTGCAAGGGGCCAAAGTGGCAGCCGAAGAACAGGCGTTTACCGATACCCTTACCGGTCTCAAGAACCGCCGTGCGCTTGAACTGCTGCTGGAACGGTTACTCGCGGCCAATGCATGTTTTGCTGTGATGCACATCGATCTGGATTACTTCAAGGCGGTCAATGACACTCTGGGCCACGCAGCAGGTGACCATGTTTTGCAGGTTGTTGCCGGTGCGATGATCGAGGAAACCCGTGTCACGGACACCGTTGCGCGGGTTGGTGGTGATGAATTCACGGTGATCCTCCCCAATGTCAGTGATATCGACGTGCTGGAGCGGGTAGGCCGTCGGATCATCGAGCGGATCGAGGTGCCGATTCCTTTCAAAGGGCAAGTTTCTAAGATCTCTGCGAGCATTGGCACCGTCTGGATACAGTCCAGCAATACGGCCACGCGTGCGACAGTTATGGAGGATGCAGATATCGCGCTTTATGCTTCAAAAAAAGAGGGGCGTGCGCGACAAACCATGTACACGCCCGAACTCCGCGATACTGCAAATTCGGGGCTGCGTCCCAAAGGACGCAGCAAAAGACCATCGTAA
- a CDS encoding heme NO-binding domain-containing protein encodes MHGLINRSFQNYMTDGYGQSAWLEVAARADVSPPEFEAMLTYDDAVASAVVDAMGAVLRRGRSEIMEDVGAYLVSHPNTEAVRRLLRFGGVNFEDFLHSLDDLPDRARMAVSDLHFPAIELHGHADGRYRLICDSPMPGFGYLMMGVLRVMADDYGALALLELEEGANGKETVRIQLVVADFADGRAFDLGARAP; translated from the coding sequence ATGCACGGGCTTATCAATCGCAGTTTCCAGAATTATATGACCGACGGTTATGGCCAGTCTGCGTGGCTGGAGGTGGCGGCACGTGCGGATGTTTCTCCTCCTGAGTTCGAGGCGATGTTGACATACGATGATGCGGTCGCCTCAGCGGTTGTGGACGCGATGGGCGCTGTCCTGCGGCGGGGGCGCAGTGAAATCATGGAGGATGTTGGCGCTTATCTTGTGTCACATCCCAATACCGAAGCTGTGCGGAGGCTCCTGCGTTTCGGTGGTGTGAATTTCGAGGATTTTCTGCATTCGCTGGATGACCTGCCTGATCGCGCGCGTATGGCCGTGTCGGATCTACATTTCCCCGCGATTGAGCTGCATGGACATGCCGATGGTCGCTATCGCCTGATTTGTGACAGCCCGATGCCGGGATTCGGGTATCTGATGATGGGGGTGCTGCGGGTGATGGCCGATGATTACGGCGCGTTAGCTCTGCTCGAACTTGAGGAAGGCGCCAACGGTAAAGAGACCGTGCGAATTCAGCTGGTAGTAGCAGATTTCGCGGATGGTCGCGCCTTTGATCTGGGCGCACGGGCACCATGA
- a CDS encoding trimethylamine methyltransferase family protein produces the protein MTEEPKRRTRGGGRAGAKTRRGTSVIEQMPWNPPVNIDRPTEPLGPEGVAAIHNGAMRILEEIGIEIYNLEALEIFRKAGCTVNGENVRMDRDMVMEYVAMAPSEFVITPRNPDRAITIGGKNLVFGNVSSPPNYWDMAINRKVPGTREMCRDLLKLTQYFNCIHFAGGYPVEPVDIHASVRHLDVLYDKLTITDKAMHAYSLGKERVEDVMEMVRISGGWTHEEFEASPKMYTNINSTSPLKHDIPMLDGWMRIARRNQGLVVTPFTLAGAMAPVTMAGAVTQSIAEALIAVVLAQIIRPGASVAIGTFTSNVDMKTGAPAFGTPEYMRATQMTGQLCRFYGLPMRSSGVCAANVPDGQAMWETSNSLWAAVQSGTNMVYHAAGWLEGGLIASPEKFIMDCEILQQIQRYMAPEICATGPDEIAFDAIKEVGHGSHFFGIQHTQDRYTTAFYQPFLSDWTNYEGWEVAGGIWTQERAHHMFKEIVGSFEEPPMDVAIREELAGFVARRKSEGGAPTDF, from the coding sequence ATGACTGAAGAGCCGAAACGCAGAACCCGCGGTGGTGGGCGCGCAGGTGCGAAAACCCGTCGGGGCACCTCCGTCATAGAGCAGATGCCATGGAACCCGCCTGTCAACATCGATCGCCCGACAGAGCCACTGGGACCGGAGGGTGTCGCGGCGATCCATAACGGCGCAATGCGTATTCTCGAGGAGATCGGGATCGAGATTTACAATCTCGAGGCGCTGGAGATTTTTCGCAAAGCGGGCTGCACAGTCAATGGTGAGAATGTTCGCATGGACCGCGACATGGTTATGGAATACGTGGCCATGGCCCCGTCGGAATTTGTTATTACGCCGCGCAATCCGGATCGTGCCATTACCATCGGCGGGAAAAATCTGGTGTTTGGGAATGTCTCCTCACCGCCAAACTACTGGGACATGGCCATCAACCGCAAGGTGCCAGGCACGCGCGAGATGTGCCGGGATCTTCTCAAGCTAACGCAATATTTCAACTGTATCCATTTCGCGGGCGGCTATCCCGTGGAGCCGGTCGATATCCACGCCTCGGTGCGACATCTGGATGTTTTATATGACAAACTGACGATTACCGATAAGGCCATGCATGCCTACTCTCTCGGGAAGGAGCGGGTCGAGGATGTAATGGAGATGGTGCGGATCTCTGGGGGATGGACGCACGAGGAATTCGAAGCCAGTCCGAAGATGTATACTAACATCAATTCCACCTCGCCGCTGAAACATGATATTCCGATGCTTGACGGCTGGATGAGGATCGCGCGACGCAATCAGGGGCTTGTTGTGACGCCCTTTACACTGGCGGGGGCGATGGCGCCTGTGACAATGGCAGGAGCGGTGACCCAGTCCATCGCCGAAGCGCTGATCGCAGTGGTTCTGGCCCAGATTATCCGCCCCGGTGCGTCGGTAGCCATCGGGACGTTTACCTCAAACGTGGATATGAAAACCGGCGCGCCGGCCTTTGGGACGCCGGAATACATGCGCGCCACGCAGATGACCGGACAGCTGTGCCGCTTCTACGGGCTGCCGATGCGGTCTTCGGGGGTGTGCGCGGCCAATGTGCCGGACGGTCAGGCCATGTGGGAGACCTCTAATTCTCTCTGGGCAGCCGTGCAGTCGGGCACAAACATGGTTTATCACGCGGCTGGATGGCTTGAGGGTGGCTTGATCGCTAGTCCCGAGAAATTCATAATGGACTGCGAAATATTACAGCAAATCCAGCGCTATATGGCACCCGAGATTTGTGCAACGGGACCGGACGAGATCGCATTCGACGCAATCAAAGAGGTTGGTCACGGCAGTCATTTCTTTGGCATACAGCATACGCAGGATCGCTATACTACTGCATTCTACCAGCCATTCCTGAGCGATTGGACTAATTATGAAGGCTGGGAGGTGGCGGGTGGCATCTGGACGCAGGAGCGGGCGCATCACATGTTCAAGGAAATTGTCGGCAGTTTTGAGGAGCCGCCGATGGATGTGGCGATCCGCGAAGAACTGGCCGGTTTCGTGGCGCGGCGTAAATCCGAAGGCGGCGCGCCAACCGATTTTTAA
- a CDS encoding HAD family hydrolase — protein sequence MTGKSFAVKGLCFDKDGTLFDFSATWEAWALAFLTRVVAGDRARASTIGAAIGFDMATGKFARDSLVIAGTPGEIADVIAPLIPGLSRVDLLIMLNEEAATAPQQPAVPLVPLLTGLRAQGIALGVATNDSETPARAHLAAAGVTDLFDFIAGYDSGYGGKPAPGQLLAFAAAVNLSPAQIVMVGDSTHDLHAGRAAGMRTIGVLTGAAGADVLAPLADVVLRDIGEIPGWLETQGAL from the coding sequence ATGACTGGAAAAAGCTTCGCAGTCAAAGGCCTGTGCTTTGACAAAGACGGTACGTTGTTTGATTTCTCTGCAACTTGGGAGGCGTGGGCGCTTGCTTTTTTGACCCGTGTGGTTGCCGGCGACCGTGCGCGCGCGTCCACGATCGGAGCGGCGATAGGCTTTGACATGGCAACGGGAAAATTTGCCCGCGACAGCCTTGTGATTGCGGGGACCCCGGGGGAGATCGCCGATGTGATTGCGCCCCTTATTCCCGGGCTGTCCCGCGTTGATCTGCTCATCATGCTTAACGAGGAAGCGGCGACGGCGCCGCAGCAGCCAGCTGTGCCGCTGGTGCCTCTTTTGACAGGGCTGCGGGCGCAGGGGATCGCACTTGGCGTGGCGACAAACGACAGCGAAACGCCCGCACGGGCGCATCTGGCTGCCGCGGGCGTAACCGACCTGTTTGATTTTATCGCGGGCTATGACAGTGGGTATGGCGGAAAGCCTGCGCCGGGGCAGTTGCTGGCTTTTGCCGCTGCCGTTAATCTATCACCCGCGCAGATTGTGATGGTTGGCGACAGTACGCATGATCTGCACGCGGGTCGTGCCGCGGGTATGCGGACCATTGGCGTGCTCACGGGAGCGGCCGGTGCGGATGTACTGGCGCCGCTGGCGGATGTGGTTCTGCGCGATATCGGGGAAATTCCGGGGTGGCTAGAAACTCAGGGCGCACTTTGA
- a CDS encoding DUF3572 domain-containing protein: MALTRNAAETIAIETLTWLVGNEDLLPVFLGSTGASAADMRSAVDNPDFLGSVLDFIMMDDAWVIACCDAQRIPYERLAEARMGLPGGEQRHWT; this comes from the coding sequence ATGGCCCTTACGCGAAATGCCGCCGAGACCATCGCAATCGAGACTTTGACATGGCTTGTCGGGAATGAAGATTTGTTGCCGGTGTTCCTTGGATCGACCGGCGCATCGGCTGCAGATATGCGCAGCGCGGTAGACAACCCCGACTTTCTGGGGTCGGTGCTGGATTTCATAATGATGGACGATGCTTGGGTAATCGCATGCTGTGATGCGCAGCGCATCCCCTATGAGCGTCTGGCAGAGGCGCGTATGGGATTGCCCGGTGGTGAGCAAAGGCATTGGACATGA
- a CDS encoding diguanylate cyclase, whose amino-acid sequence MQGNILIVDGISTNRIVLKVKLTAAFYQVVQAGTVVEALEMITKHKPDLVLTAMNLPDGTAADLCTYLRKMPQTATLPVLAVASSHNPERRLATLRAGVCDVMNKPVNETLLLGRVRNMIRAHRTFAQWQLREDTNCALGLAEAPGEFIRPIAVSIIGNEAAPLQGWVRQLLPHMRASYCVTLLNEALAALNAGAPPDAIVLALPDNLSQSDTCLRLISALRASALMQDIALLVIQKTEDPLQATSALDLGADDVMTGGFEAAELAVRIDILLKRKRQLAHLLQSVHTGLQAAAYDPLTGLYNRRYAMPYLSGLIERSAATQISFAVIVADMDHFKRINDLYGHASGDAVLVETARRLRRAVRGSDMVARIGGEEFLIALPAADVITARSLAHRICDAIGGTPFIIPGAADPVHITISLGLAMSKAPFQAERGIPETPSTLLDHADKALYAAKMQGRNRVNFSLSQASPAA is encoded by the coding sequence GTGCAGGGCAACATACTCATCGTTGACGGTATTTCGACCAACCGTATCGTGCTGAAGGTTAAACTAACAGCGGCATTTTATCAGGTTGTGCAGGCTGGCACAGTCGTCGAAGCGCTTGAAATGATTACCAAGCACAAGCCAGACCTTGTCCTCACAGCAATGAATTTACCTGACGGTACTGCTGCGGATTTATGCACCTATCTGCGTAAGATGCCGCAAACCGCGACCTTGCCGGTGCTGGCAGTTGCCTCCTCCCATAATCCCGAAAGGCGCCTCGCGACATTGCGCGCAGGCGTCTGCGACGTGATGAACAAACCGGTTAACGAGACGCTTCTGCTGGGACGGGTCCGCAATATGATTCGCGCCCACCGGACCTTTGCCCAATGGCAGCTGCGCGAGGATACCAACTGCGCACTCGGCCTCGCTGAAGCCCCGGGGGAGTTCATCCGCCCCATCGCCGTGTCGATCATCGGAAACGAGGCGGCGCCACTACAGGGCTGGGTGCGCCAGCTCTTGCCCCACATGCGCGCAAGTTACTGTGTGACGCTGCTCAACGAAGCGCTGGCAGCCCTGAATGCGGGCGCACCCCCAGATGCCATTGTTCTGGCTTTGCCCGACAACCTCTCACAAAGTGATACCTGCTTGCGCCTGATCTCAGCCTTGCGGGCCAGTGCACTTATGCAGGATATCGCGCTACTTGTTATCCAGAAAACCGAAGATCCCTTACAGGCGACGTCAGCTCTCGACTTGGGTGCTGATGATGTCATGACAGGTGGATTTGAGGCCGCCGAATTGGCGGTGCGGATTGACATATTACTCAAGCGCAAGCGTCAGCTCGCCCATCTTCTACAAAGCGTTCATACCGGCCTGCAGGCTGCGGCGTATGATCCGCTGACGGGTCTTTATAATCGCCGATATGCCATGCCGTATTTGAGTGGCCTGATCGAGCGGAGTGCTGCAACGCAGATCTCGTTTGCAGTAATCGTCGCCGACATGGACCACTTCAAACGGATCAACGACCTCTATGGCCATGCCTCCGGCGATGCTGTTCTGGTGGAAACCGCGCGCAGGCTGCGCAGGGCGGTACGCGGATCGGATATGGTTGCGCGGATCGGCGGGGAGGAGTTTCTCATCGCCCTGCCCGCAGCCGATGTGATCACAGCGCGCTCCCTTGCACACCGTATTTGCGATGCAATCGGCGGCACGCCCTTTATCATCCCCGGTGCGGCTGATCCGGTTCACATCACCATCAGCCTCGGCCTCGCCATGAGCAAAGCGCCGTTTCAAGCGGAACGCGGTATACCCGAAACACCAAGTACCCTGCTCGATCATGCAGACAAAGCACTTTATGCCGCGAAGATGCAGGGGCGTAACCGCGTAAATTTTAGCCTTTCCCAGGCCAGCCCAGCGGCCTGA
- a CDS encoding periplasmic heavy metal sensor — MMANTGSKRRWMPVILGVSLAINLAVAAALGGAALRHQGDERGGGGPRGGAKGSAIFMKALPHEARQAIREEIKTVPRAASGGVDAMLEALRREPFDHAAAMGVLEAQRDTGAQQQRVVSAAWLAQVAAMSVEERAAYADRIEAFEADNKVRKKER; from the coding sequence ATGATGGCTAACACAGGCAGCAAAAGACGCTGGATGCCAGTGATTTTGGGGGTCTCGCTCGCGATCAACCTTGCAGTGGCAGCGGCCCTTGGCGGTGCTGCCTTGCGCCATCAGGGCGACGAGCGTGGCGGCGGTGGCCCCCGCGGCGGCGCGAAAGGCAGTGCGATCTTTATGAAGGCCCTTCCCCATGAGGCACGGCAGGCGATCCGCGAGGAAATCAAGACTGTCCCGCGTGCAGCATCAGGCGGTGTCGATGCGATGCTAGAGGCCCTGCGCCGTGAACCGTTCGATCACGCAGCCGCGATGGGCGTTCTGGAAGCGCAGCGCGATACTGGCGCGCAGCAGCAACGTGTTGTCAGTGCGGCATGGCTTGCGCAGGTTGCCGCGATGAGTGTTGAGGAGCGCGCCGCCTATGCGGACCGGATAGAGGCGTTTGAAGCTGACAACAAAGTGCGAAAAAAGGAGCGCTGA